ATTATGCGAGGGTTAAAGTAAAGTCAGTTATTTAGCAACATCTAGATTTTGAAGTTGACATCCCTGCTTCTGATGGCACTACACTCTTGGCTGAGCTTGTAGGAAGTTTCATTGCTTGGCAACGACGAGACATTGAGTTGTTAAGACCACCGCCGTTGGGTGCATGGTGCACCTTATACTTCTTCTCGACATGATCAATTCTCTGAGGTAGAGCTAGTACAAGAGGGTATGCCCCCAATGGTCGATGAATGTCAGCAGTGGTCACCGACATATGTGCAGAAtacttcttctcatcatcaattGGCAGAGGTAGATGCAGTGCAAGAGGGTACATTCCACAGGTTCGATGGATGTCAGGGATGGTCAATGACATATATGTAGAAGGTGGCATAATTCGTGGACCAACCATACTTGCTAGCAAAAAACCCAGGTGTCCACTTCTCCTATGAAGATTTGATCATGGAAGATATAATTTCTGGAAAGGATTCAAGTGGTCAGTACGGGGAAGCTAGCTTGACTGCGCCATCACCGCTGCCTCATCATGAATCGGTCTTACCATCACCACCCCAACAATTGACCTcactaccaccaccaccaccaccatagcTATAAATGGCTTCACCGCCACCTAATCAGCCACAAAGGGCTCCACTGCCACCGTCACCGCCGCCACCTGAACCAAAAATTCCTTCACCTACACCTCAGCCAGAAACAGTTTTGCCTGCATCGCTGCCACCTGAACCAAAAAGGCCTTCACCGGCACTTCAGCCAGAAATGGCTCCACTGGCAACACCATCGCTACAGTAGCCTCACCCAGGCGAAACGCCTTCCTTGCAACCTCCAGTGGCACAGTGGGCACAAACGGATATGCCACCACCTCCATCGCATTCAGAGGAAGAACGACCGGTTCTTAAGATGTTGAGAGGATGTGACAAGGGTTGCAACACAAAGCCTGGTGTCAATGTTGATGTATCTGTGACGTTTCGTTCTCTTGGAGAAAAGAACACAAATGTTGGGGGGCCTTCGtgaaatggctagaggggggggtgaatagcctatttaaaaattctacaaacttcactaagcaagtgagttagtaaaacaaatggcgaagcaaatctagcactagctcaactaagttatgcaagccacctatacaaactagtacaaggctaaacactaaagcacaacaacaagataaagctagttacactcctaaacaagaaaactaaagtaaacaagctaaacaactagcaaggtatacaagtaagtaagtaaaggagtggaaagtgatggttataccaacgttgtagagtagagatatatccaaccaatcactcacaatcacaatcaataatcctcggcaagagatgacacaagatttttaccgaggttcacttgcttcccgacaagctactcctcgttgtggcgatacacccacttgatggatcacgagctaattggcaatccaaagccaaaccctcagcgggtgccgcacatccactcacaagatggggatcctctgagccacgagcaatccactagagtagccaattgcgatctcccgcggggaaggctcaagaacccctcacaaatcacttagtgagaggctcgaaacaatctccaatcacgagctcaacaccaccgctgctctgagccatctagggcgtcgggaaacacccaagagtaacaagaaatccgcagcaaactcaagaatcaagtgccactaaatgcaactctcaaagcaatgcacttgaatctcactcaatctcactaggatgagcaagcaagcaaggagatgagtggagggaatgttctctagctcaatgtatgtctcaagtaatcaaatgtgcaagagtgaaCCCCCCAAAGctagccaccaactatttataagcccctcaaagaaactagtcgttggctgttttcactgggctgaaaacgggggcaccggacgctactaagtgagcaccggacgctcgactccctgcgtctGGTGCACTGGAGTCGGCCACGTGTCCGtcctgaatctcgcgtgtcagatacTAACGGTTACctgcggatcaccggacgctctgcaggtccacaccggacgcgtccggtgcacaccggactcatgcgcagagagttccgcaaacctgcgggtcaccggacgctaagcaccggtagcgtccggtgctcaccgaacccatgcgcagagagggtcgcaaaacacccgcacaccggacgctaaccaccggacgctctcagagtgcgtccggtgctcaaccctaccagggtcaagcacaccggactctgaggccagcgtccggtgcctcagcactcagcgtccggtgagtgtttctcagtgagaaaacactcccgcgacttctccaaaattcccaccgacgtaatagaaaatatacacctatttttctcaaaagcgccgaatcccgcctcgcaagctcggcaggagggagagaggaacccacacccctctcaaccctaggaactccacctcctttgcaaatgtgctgacaccaacaagtgtccaccaccaaagtgcaagtgtgttagcttttcacaaacattttcaccaaaggagttaagtcaacactttactagatcctaatgcatatgctcaagatgtagacctagtagcacttgaatcaagagatgaccgtgatttccactcttgatagtcggctatctatcctaaacccagtcaatcacttctctactcatcttagaccggcaaaggtaaagtcctatgtttatacctttgccttgataactttgctcctcgtctatcaccatgatctccacatcatgcttcatccctttgtgatcatgtggccaccttttcatgccaccatgcaccttcatcacatgtgttgctatgcctaactcaaatcacttaaacacaaggcattagcaacttggtgtcattaattaccaaaaccaaacttgggctttcacttcGTCTACTCCAAATGctaagggcaaggccaaggctAACGAAGGAGGTGGCACTGTTTTTGGTGCCCAACATCGTATGACTGAAACCCTATAGAGTGTTGAGTTCGTCAAAGAAATGATGGAGCAAGACACAACTGAGTACCCTTTTTAAATATGTGCCAGGAAAGGAATTCCTTCCTAATTTCACCCTAAAAAACAACATGAGATTGTCACACATAAGGGCCTTCCAGAAGTGGTACTTGCATGCGATGAAATTAGGGTTAGATTCAGTGCCAGTGTGATACCAAGACATATATGAGACCTTAGAAGAACACTCCTATTTTACGATACCTTTCGAGTCCATGCAATTTTTATTTCGCTAGAAGAAACTTGAAGTGACTCAGCTTTCCTTGTGGTGCATGTAAGTGTTTTTTCCCTAAACTAATCCATTCACAATTGGTTATGTGCAGCTAACCGGCCTTTTTATCACCAATATATGTAGGAAAAGTGGATGGTTGCGGCCAAGTTGGACGTGAAGAATGGATACCTTGACCCACATCTCATATGCAAGGCAGCCCATACCAGCCCTGAATCTTGGAAAGATGATCATCCCGCTTTCACAGGTGTCAAGGGTAAGCAGGCTAGGGACAAACTTAGGAAGGATGCACTCCAAACAGCAAAGGAGAATGCTGCACTATATATTGGGAATATGTTCTTAGCTTATCAGAATTGCCAATATGTATATGCCCTGTACCATTCCTGGTAAGATCCATTACTATCTTAACTATTTTCATGCTATTTGGTTTACGTTTGCTCACTAAGACACTAAAATGTTGTTTTACACTAATTCTATCATAATACAGTGATCATTTCATCTTAGAATCCATCAATTTGAAATTAGGTAATGTtgtcatctttgattctttgaGAGCTGAAGACCAAAAGTATAAAAAATTCACCAGCCTTCTACAGACGTAAGTTTTCTTTATATTTGTGCATATATGATTGTTTTTTAGTGTTACTAATTGTTTCTTCCTTTAAATAGTGAATATAGATAATATGTTAGAAAAGGTGGAGACCATGCACCGGACAAGAAGGAGAGGATGACTATTAGTTTTCATCAATCGGAATGATCATTTTCTAACCAAATCAAATTATTATACTAATTTGGCATGTGGATGACTGTGTCATCAACTTGCAGTGTTCGAGGCGGCCTACCGGCACTGTTCTTTGTGGGTACTATGTGTGCCAATGGATGCGAATGAACTACAATCACCCTGAAGAAGTAAGTCACACTATATCATAAGCATATGTCCATTAATTTAATTAAATCTAGCTAATTTTGCCCCTTCTCATTATTTTGATGCAACAGCATAAGGCCCTTAATCCAATGGCAAGAATTGAGCAAAAGAATATTCAAGACGTTCAAGGCAGTTTTTGCAACTTCTTATTGAGTGAGGTTCTTGTGCCTTCGGGGCGATTCTTTGATCCAGGATTGGAGTATGCCACGAATCTTGTGTTTGAAACACTTCGACGTGAATGCCGCCGgcccttctttttctttttttaggtcGTAAAACTAGTAAACAATCCGTGTATATATAATActgtaaatataaatatactttGGTGTGTCATCATGTGTATATATTGTATGATACGAAGTTAATTTCAAATCTACAATGAAATTTGGTGAGAAAGCACGATTTAATTATGGCGGGAAAACACGATATATAATTTGGTGGAAAAGCACGATATAATTATGGTGGGAAGGTTTGAATTCAAAAGGTACAAAATCAACCTTTAGAGGCGGTTCTTTTTTCCGCTGCTGTATATCACACTTTAGAGGCGGTTGTGTTGCAAGAGCTGCCTCTGATCAATGCACTCACAGGAACGGTTGCTTTACAACAATCGATTCTGTAATATGTTTACAAAGGCGGTTGGTTGCAGCAACCGCCACTGTAAACAGTTCTTTAGAGGCAGTTTACGTAAGTCAACCGCCACAGATGATTCTTTTTTAGGGATAGGTTTCTTAAGTCAACCGCCTCTGAAGTCCCATTTCCAGAGCCAGTTGAAAAAGCATTGCTACAAAGACTTGAATTTCAACAATGATGACACAGTGGCGGTTATAAAAACTAGTCCTAAAAGTCCCATTTGACCGACTTTGAAATCGTTTTCTATACTAGTGGCGTCTGATGCGTCCAATGTGTGCTTTCATTGTTCGTTAAGTTTCAAGTGACCATTGAAGATCAATGGTTCACATTCAAAGAGTGACATGTGGCAGCGATCTAACATGCGCGGTAGAGAACATCGAACACTAGGCCACATCTGACGAGTAGGCATTGGAGCGTCTAACGCCCTGAAGATTTGTCCTAACGGCTAGCCCTCAAGTAAAAACATCTCTTGCCAAGGATTTCATATTGTGTATGCTATTGTGATTGATTCtaggatatatctctactctttaACGTCAGTATAAGAATCATCACTCACTCCATTACGTACTTGCTTACCTCGCTtgttgtttagcttgtgtagctttgtTTCCTTGTTTAGGAGTAGAGCTTAGTGTTGCCTTCTCTTGTCGGtgtggtttagtgtttagccttgtactagacttgtgtaggtggcttgcatagtttagtcatgctagtgctagaattgcttcaccATTTATTTTGCTAACATACTTGTCTAGTTGTGcttgtagaattttaaataggctattcacccccctctaaccATTTGGACCTTACAAGTAGTGATTCAATTGTGCTTGGTTAGAACAACTATTATTGTGTAGCAAAGGGCTTTGTTGTTCCAAATTCTAGCAGGACACAATAGGAAATTGAGCTTGAAACACCAAATGGTTTCTCCACATCCTTTCTTGTAGCTTCTTGAGAttcttttaaaataaaatttcttgTTTTTGTGAGTTTTGATAGCTCCACACAACTGTTGCCGAAGAGAATAATGCCATCTGCGAAATACTATCTCATGGTGTACCTTTCTCCATTCACCTTGCTGAAGTTAGCCACTAGAAAAGTGTGCATCCATGAAGAAGGCTCCTCCAGCAAGCCTAGTAATCCAAAGAAAGAGTGCCAAATCCATAGGTTCCTAAATGCAACAACTTTTAGTATGATGGTTGCACCTTCCACATGTCCCGAGTATTACAGACTCCTTGTTGTTGAACAACACGTGTAGTTCTTCCATTCACCATGTATTACATAGGAGATGAATCACATGAAGTTAGCCACAAGAGTGGGCATCGATGAAGACATTGATATCATTTAATGATCCTCATAATATATACAACTAATAATGTGAATTGCTTTCATACACCTGACTTCTGCACACTCCTATAATCGCTCTCTATATCTACAACTAAGGGGCTCCTTTTCACAACTTATGGTGGCTTTAGTTTCTCTATTGTTTGGCactatagaaatgatttccataAACTGATGAAGCCCCTTGGGAGTGGCATCACCATCTTCTAGTCCAAATAAAGAATGTTGAATCCATAGATTCTCATATGCAACAATTTCTAGTATGACAGGCAACCCATCCACATGCCCTGAGTATTACAGATTCCATGTTGTTGGGCAGTTCTCTCACCTCCAATGCCACATACAATTAATGTAAACAAGCATTCTATAGGATAACGTGTCTTGTTGTCATAGATCACAAGCTCGATGTGTCTTGAACAATTTTTGTCCATGGCGGAGCTTGAGTTTACTATTGATACTCCAAATTGACAATCAATTTGATATTCAATTGAAAATTCAATGACTTACATCTTGAAAACATCCATGTACAAATATATTGAACTAATTTGCATAGAAGTTGATACAAATTGACTTATTTTGGAGCCCGATGGAGGCCATGGTGCTACCACTGCTAGGGTAGAGGCCGAGCGCTATTAATGTCAAGTAGAAGGCTGAGTGGTCGGGGTAGATTTTGAGGTTGAGGGTAAGTGGTCATGATTTTATTGTCTAGCGAGTGCATGGGAGTTGGACCATGGGGGCGTGTGTGGCTAGAATTCGAACATAGCTAGAGCTCTAGGGGGTGGGTAGTATGAGCTTGGGGGGTCAATTTCGACTATGGTCCAAGCTCTGGTACAAGAGGTTGTGGGCAACTTTGGACCGAAGGTTCTGATCAAGGCCCAAATACAACAAGGAAAAATCACATGGGTGCATAGAAGGGTGGGTGTTTGGTTTTCTGTTGGACCTAGCCATGGTCAGCAATAAGGATAATATTGTTTTCAGAGCCTAAGAAAAGCATGTGCATCTTTTACTTTTGAGAGCTTTAATAAGAATCTTGTTGAGATAATGTTTGTTTTCATGTTAACTATCAAAACTAGAACGAGGGCTTAAGCAAAGATCTTGCTGACTTGGTGATGATAGTTTTGTCCAACAAGCCTATAAAATGCAcaagtgtccaaatttcatcatAGTTGCATCCTACACAATTATGTAACAACTTTGATACTTCCTTATTCCTATACCATTTTTACCATGTTAGCAAGTCTAATAAGCTTATCTTATAGGTGAGCAATATCATTAAGAGACTAACCTTGTAAACTATAGCCATATAATAACATACATCTTCACATAGATTGCAACCTCAACTTTTATAATCTAGGCCCACCACATCAACATATGCATTAACAACGTGTTGTGAACAGATGAGAGTGGTAGGCTCTACAGACTGCATACAAGATGTGAGGAGTGGTGGTAGTGGTAAGCCCACAGGCTGCATAGGGAGTTTGGATGTGACTAGTGCTACATGGATTTTGAGGAGATGCATCATGTAGTGCATTTCTCTCCTTTATTCTCAACTTCCACGTAGGATTTTATCGAGTTGGTTTGGCTACAAGATAAATCGAGATGTATAATTGTATTTGCTCTTATGAGATGATTGACAATATTTTGTAATGAACATCCAACTAAGGGAAggaaaatgagtattttattattttctcgAGAGAGCGAGGGAAGCAATCCTATGCTTGAGATGGATTGAGGTGGGAATTAAGATGAAGACCGAGGGCCAGCTGATGTGGGGGGTTTTATACACACTGAGTGACCAGATAAGATCAAAGAATTTCAGTGAGGAGGGAGGTGAGAATTATTGGTGTTAGCACGGGTCGATATCAGAATGAATAGTCACCAATGAAGCCAAGTTCCAAACTACTACTAGTTGTATACTGGAGTCAAGCTTCCACTCCAGCTAATCTCCATGACAAGGAGCCAAAGCTAATCAAGAATCTGATAAACAGACGACCACATCAGTGTCTCAAGCGTGCGAAGCCGCGTCTGCCGTCCGCTGAGCGCAGACGTCGCAGCACTTGAACTGAgccccgccggcgccggcggccttCGCCGCAGCAGCGCGCCGGCCGTCGAGGTAGTGCTGGTAAACGTACGAGAGGAATCCCCACACGGCCATGAGCATGGCGACGGCCTTGATGCCCGTCATCTTGTCGCCGAACAGCAGCACGGCGAACACGGGCACCAGCGGGAGCTGCACGGCGCCCGCGGCGTTGGCGAAGAGCGACGACACCCTGGCGATGAGCCGCACCTGCCCCGCCAGCGCCGCCTGCCACGACGCCGCCGTCCCGACCAGCGTCAGGACGTACCTGATCCTCCCGTCCTTGAACGCCGCCATCTCCGCCGGGATCGTCCGCCACTCCCCGGACGCGAGCATCCCCAGCACCGACACCGCCGACGCCACGAGGTTGGTGTGCATCTGCACCGTGAGCACCCACCGGAGCGTGCGCGCCCTGACCACCTTGTCGAAGGCGAGCTCGAGCAGCGACAGGATGAGCGCGAACGTGGCGGAGGCGGCCAGCGTGAGGACGAACCCGGCCGCGTACTTGCCCCGCGGCGCGtcggacgacgacgaggaggaggtgccGTCGGAGGAGGAGCCGACGCCGAGCAGCGCGGCGGCGAAGGTGAGCACGACCACGGAGTTGGCGATGAGCGCCGTGAACCGCTGCGCGTTGATGAGCCACGACGTGACGGCGTTGAAGGCCAGCTGCGTCGCCGCCACCAGCGAGAAGGTGGACACCGGCAGGTACTGCAGCGCGTACGCGTACATGAGGTTGTCGAAGCCGATCAGGATGCCGATGCCCACGTAGATGGCCGCCAGCTTGGACGCCGCCGGTGCCGGCTGGCGCCGCTCCTCCTCGCCTGAGCCTGaggtcggcgtcggcggcggcggcggtgccagGAGCAGCGGGATGAGCAGAAGCGGCGCCCCGCCGGACTGCGTGAGCGTGCTCATCCACTTGCTGTTGCCGCCGGAGTTGTAGTACAGGCGGCTGAGGAGAGTGGCCACGGTCCCGCCGCAGAGCAGCATGAGCATGTCTGCGGCCACCAAGATCCACCAGCGGACGCTGCCTTTCGCCGTCCGCCGTGTCGGGGATTTCTGGCCATCCTTGCTGTCGTTCCCGTCGCCGGATTCCAGTTCCGGGACTCCTTAATTATTGGTGCAAACAAAACAGATTGGCCGGTAGTCAGAATTTCAGTGAAGTTTACGAAAATTGGGCAGCTTTTGTGAGATAGCACACACTCCAGTTTCATTCAAACAATCAATCAGCCACGCTACGCATATTCAAGATAAACAACGAATTGAACAAAGGATATCTTCACTGAGTGATTGATGAAGACCCGCTTAACACATCATTCACATATACAGTAACTAGGAAGAGAAAGAGGATATCTTCGGAAGTACCTCTGGTAGTTTGGAGCTGAATTTCTTGAGCATGATGAGACGACATGTTCGCCAGTTGCTGTTGACACCCGTTGATGAGCTATGGTGCGTGCTCCAGGCTGCTTGGCATGTTTGCAACCTATATACTGAGTGCAGCTTCTAATAATATCTAGCTGACATCTACTTTCAAGTTTGATTAATTGAAAGAtcatatatatagtatataatAAGACAAATCTGATTCATTGACTTATTTCATCAGGCCATGACCAAATCATATGTATTAGGTTTAGgctttagggggtgtttggttggggtgGTTAAAGTTTATCAAgtcctgtagtattttcgttttatttgataattagtgtccaattatagactaattaggctcaaaagattcgtctcgcaaattactctctagctgtgttcttagtttcgtaaatactcTATATCCAGCACTTCATGCATGTATCCAAACATTCCATATGACGGGTGGTAAACtttaacaaggccttgtttagttctaatttttttacaaaatgaacATTGTAATACTTTcattttgtatttaacaaatattgtccaattataaattaactagactgaaaagatttgtctcgcaaattacagacgaactgtgcaattagttattttttatctatatttaatgttcgtgTATGTGCTGTAAATTTTGATGTAATggagaatctaaaaagttttttattttttttaaaaaaactaaacaaggcccaagacaAACCAAACGGGGTCTAGACATGTTTGAAAAGTCACGGCCCACTTTGTCTATGCTGTATGATTGTGCAATTGTGATGCACTCCTGCTCGGACTGGCGTGCTCAGAGTCCACTCtctattaaattatttttaaaaattaaCACGTCCCACTAAGCCTGGGCAAAATAATCGAGAATCGAAACCAAAACCAAAATAACCGAAAATTTCGGTTAGCTATTCGGTTCTTGTGGggctataaacccctataccctcgtaggtctatatgggccgcaccgtcagaggtggctcggcccacaagatgaagacgtgcggcgcacgactggtcggcgtgcaccgcaaggc
This window of the Sorghum bicolor cultivar BTx623 chromosome 7, Sorghum_bicolor_NCBIv3, whole genome shotgun sequence genome carries:
- the LOC110436866 gene encoding probable purine permease 11; the protein is MSSHHAQEIQLQTTRGVPELESGDGNDSKDGQKSPTRRTAKGSVRWWILVAADMLMLLCGGTVATLLSRLYYNSGGNSKWMSTLTQSGGAPLLLIPLLLAPPPPPTPTSGSGEEERRQPAPAASKLAAIYVGIGILIGFDNLMYAYALQYLPVSTFSLVAATQLAFNAVTSWLINAQRFTALIANSVVVLTFAAALLGVGSSSDGTSSSSSSDAPRGKYAAGFVLTLAASATFALILSLLELAFDKVVRARTLRWVLTVQMHTNLVASAVSVLGMLASGEWRTIPAEMAAFKDGRIRYVLTLVGTAASWQAALAGQVRLIARVSSLFANAAGAVQLPLVPVFAVLLFGDKMTGIKAVAMLMAVWGFLSYVYQHYLDGRRAAAAKAAGAGGAQFKCCDVCAQRTADAASHA